A window of Trichoderma atroviride chromosome 3, complete sequence contains these coding sequences:
- a CDS encoding uncharacterized protein (EggNog:ENOG41~antiSMASH:Cluster_3.1~SECRETED:SignalP(1-19)), with amino-acid sequence MARQAALLALATFSSLSIAQISDGFEDGWNQSTWPTYAPDCNQGGTVSLDTTVAHSGSNSMKVVGGANGYCGHIFFGTTQVPTGDVYVRAWVQLETALNSDHVTFIVMPDTAQSGKHLRIGGQSEILDYNRESDDATLPDLSPQGIASSVDLPTGSFQCFEYYLGTDGTIQTWLNSNLITGMTAGPSANNSNDAGWTRETYVPDITGVYFGWEAYSGDINTVWFDDVAIATSRVGCGGPASSGTTSVRPTSTAHSTTSNPGTTTKPSTTIPPTTSKTTSSAGATQTKYGQCGGQGWSGPTVCASGSTCTYSNPYYSQCL; translated from the exons ATGGCTCGCCAGGCTGCTCTACTCGCCCTTGCAActttctcgtctctctctaTCGCGCAAATCTCAGACGGTTTTGAGGATGGGTGGAACCAGAGTACATGGCCCACCTATGCGCCCGATTGCAACCAGGGCGGAACTGTTAGTCTGGACACCACAGTAGCCCATAGCGGCAGCAATTCTATGAAGGTCGTTGGTGGCGCAAATGGCTATTGCGGACATATCTTCTTTGGCACTACCCAAGTGCCAACTGGTGACGTATACGTTAGAGCCTGGGT TCAGCTTGAGACTGCTCTCAACAGCGACCACGTCACATTCATTGTTATGCCAGATACCGCACAAAGCGGTAAACACCTCCGCATTGGTGGTCAAAGCGAAATCCTCGATTATAACCGCGAATCTGACGATGCTACTCTTCCGGACCTATCTCCACAGGGCATTGCATCTTCAGTCGATCTGCCTACTGGCTCGTTCCAGTGCTTTGAATACTACCTGGGCACTGACGGGACTATCCAGACCTGGCTGAACAGCAACCTGATCACGGGTATGACTGCGGGGCCAAGTGCTAACAATTCGAATGACGCTGGCTGGACAAGAGAAACATATGTACCGGATATCACTGGTGTTTACTTTGGCTGGGAGGCCTACAGCGGAGACATCAACACAGTCTGGTTCGACGACGTCGCGATTGCGACGAGCCGCGTAGGATGTGGCGGTCCTGCATCATCTGGAACCACCTCGGTTCGACCAACGTCAACTGCGCATAGCACTACCTCCAACCCTGGCACCACCACAAAGCCAAGCACTACCATTCCGCCAACAACTTCAAAGACAACAAGTTCTGCGGGAGCTACACAGAC TAAATACGGCCAGTGTGGAGGCCAAGGTTGGAGCGGACCGACTGTCTGCGCTTCTGGTTCGACATGCACGTACTCGAATCCGTATTACTCTCAATGCTTATAA